Below is a genomic region from Candidatus Cloacimonas sp..
CAAACTTTTCAATTGCTTTAATTAAGCCGATATTGCCTTCGCTAATCAATTCCGAAAGCGATAATCCTCGATTTTGGTAGCGGGAGGCAATTTTAACCACGAATTTCAGGTTTGCCTGAATCAAGCGGTTCATTGCTTCCATATCACCATTTTTTGCTTTGAGGGCAAGTTTGTGTTCTTCTTCGCGCGTAAGGGTTTTGAATCTGGATATTTCGTTCAGATAGTTTTGTAATGCTTTATCTGCAAAGACACTTTCTTTCCGGCTCATTTTATTTCCTTATTTTAGGGGCAAAACCTTACGAGGATTGATCGCCTTACCTTTCAGCCGGTATTCAAAATGTAAATGACTGCCTTGAGCATTTCCGGTTGAACCAACAGTAGCAATTTGTTGGCCCTGTTTCACTACATCATTCACACTTACCAGATTTTTTTCATTATGGGCATAAACTGTCATTACAAAATCGGGATGTTCGATAACCACTACATTTCCATAGGAACCTTGAACTCCTGAAAAGACAACGGTTCCATCCAAAACGGCATATATGGGCGTGCCATTTTTAGCTCCTAAATCAATTCCTTTATGAGGGCGTCCATTTCGTAAACCATATTCGGACATAATATGGCCGTCAACAGGCATAATTAGATCGGTGCGTATTTTATCCTTTTTCAATAATTCTTCTTCATTAAGGATGGTGGGAGGAGCAGTTGTTCCAGGATGAGGTTTTCCAGATAAATATATTTTTTGTCCCACCGTCAAATCAGGAGAGGTTAAGTTATTCAATTTCATCAATTCATCAACTGTCATTCCGTTATTAGTGGCAATTCGATAAAGTGTATCTTTTTTTTGAACGATATAAACTCTTTCAATCAGGACTGTATCTTCCTTCGCGGGCGTGTTGGAAATCAGCGCAACTGGTTCAGGATTTGATTCTTCTGGCTGTGTAATGGTTTCGCTGCTACCAGACGGATTCTTGACAATTATTTTATCACCCGGATATATATTAACGGAGCTGTTGGCAAAGTTATTCCAATTTAGCAAATCCTTCAATGTAATATTGTTATTTACCGCAATGCGGTAGAGATTATCACCGGCTTTTACGGTGTAATAATATTCGGGTGGAATTATGGCTGGCGCAAGGGGAGGAACAATATTATCAGGAGTAGTTGGATTTGGATTCGGAGATGGGAGAGCACTTTCCTGATTTTCAGCCGGAACTGGTTTTATAACCGGCACCGGAGTAACCGGTTTGGGCTTTGCTTTTTCCTTCTTAATAATCAGTTTTTGCCCAATGGCAAGATCATTATTAGATAATTTATTCAGCCGTTTTAATTCATCCACAGTTGTGCCGTAACGCTTACTGAGAGAATAAAGGGTATCTCCTTTTTTAACAGTATGTATCTGATCAGCCGCAGAAAGCCCCAAAGGCAAAATGAGCAATATCTGCATCACCATCAGCCATAAGTATTTATTTAATTTCAAAGTCATTATATTCTTCATCACTATCCAGTTTATTAATTTCCAGCTTTTTTACCAAAGCATATTTATTCCCTTCTGCTACCCTATGCATAAAGGACTCAAAAGTGTTCTCATCTGTCTGGGCAACGATTTTAACCGTTCCATCCCATTGGTTTCGAACATAACCTTTAATTCCAAGTTCGCTTGCCAGGTTCC
It encodes:
- a CDS encoding LysM peptidoglycan-binding domain-containing protein, whose product is MKNIMTLKLNKYLWLMVMQILLILPLGLSAADQIHTVKKGDTLYSLSKRYGTTVDELKRLNKLSNNDLAIGQKLIIKKEKAKPKPVTPVPVIKPVPAENQESALPSPNPNPTTPDNIVPPLAPAIIPPEYYYTVKAGDNLYRIAVNNNITLKDLLNWNNFANSSVNIYPGDKIIVKNPSGSSETITQPEESNPEPVALISNTPAKEDTVLIERVYIVQKKDTLYRIATNNGMTVDELMKLNNLTSPDLTVGQKIYLSGKPHPGTTAPPTILNEEELLKKDKIRTDLIMPVDGHIMSEYGLRNGRPHKGIDLGAKNGTPIYAVLDGTVVFSGVQGSYGNVVVIEHPDFVMTVYAHNEKNLVSVNDVVKQGQQIATVGSTGNAQGSHLHFEYRLKGKAINPRKVLPLK
- a CDS encoding acylphosphatase; protein product: MPTWELYAKGRVQGVGFRYFIWNLASELGIKGYVRNQWDGTVKIVAQTDENTFESFMHRVAEGNKYALVKKLEINKLDSDEEYNDFEIK